The genomic interval ATGATGGTAAGATGAGGTGAAAGATTAGGATACCCTCTCCCTCTATAATGGTCTGGTTTTTAGGTAGACCCAACCGTTAGGTACTTAAGAAGGAATAGCCACACATTGTATAATGAGATTGTTTgagtgagagaaagagagagagaagaagaagggagagagagaaaagggcATCTGCAGGTTGATATTGGAAACATTTAACTGGGTTTAGTACAGCTATGTAGCTTCCATAGAGGAGACAGCTTGACGGCTAGGGATTCCAATAAATGTTCCTAGCTACAAATTCACATATCCAACCCTATGATTTACACTTTAAATTCTCTATTTTTCAATAATCATACCTTCagacaaaaggaaaataattcaATGCTGGAAAAATGAATATGTGTATAGACCTGAACACCCGTGCTCAGCTGCCACAATTTCCTCAGAAACCAAACAGGTCCTATTTGCGGGAAAATCCAAATAGAGAGGTCCAATTTTCCCTTCTACGGTTTACCATAACTAAATTTTACAGCAGTGAAAATAAAAGGTAGGGGCCATTCTTCACAATTCCATTTCCTACTACTTACTACCATATATACCTAATTAccaaacaaacaacaattaattaacACATTAATCCTCATTAACATAGATGTTTTAAATCACAATTCGTACAGATCAATAACGCCAGATTAATACAAACTTGGGAGTTACAGGtgataatggaagaaaagaagaagaagaagaagaagtagaaaTACTAGTtcactatatattatatattattatttttatgattatcatcattattgttgttgttgacgCTGCTTCGTTAATTCCTTGCAAATGTTGATTAGCCATGCAAATTAAACTGCTCCAACATGCACTACCCGCTGGAGAAAAACAGTGAGCTTGAATTTGTAGAAGGGTTTGTGCTCTGATACGGCCTCTGCCGGAAATAGTCCGGCGGTGACACCGCCACCGTCACCGACGACGACTGAGCTCCGGAGTCAGGTGGAGAtccttcaaaacaaaaatacaacaaCAGAAAACCCTCATTCTCCCCATGAATATTTTTCAAGGAATCATGCATGTAACTCCAACAAAACAGTTTGAAGGTGAGATTTTGGAAACATGGTCTgcgtaaatttaaaaaagaattgatcTTTTTGCTCTCTGACGACAGATCTTGATTGTTGAATGAGTTATTATAGCAATTAGAGCgatgagagaaagaagaagaatagagagagagagagattgtaCTTGCAACATTATCCAAAGAGGGTTGAGATTTCTGAATTTCTTGAGATGGTTGCTGAGTTTTTCTTCTGCGGCGATTGTGATCTGCCAATCTCTTCCTGCAGCTACGTTTTCCGTTATCAAATTCAGAGAGAAGATGGAACCTGCACgtcaaaatcaaacaatagttaattaattagagaaaaaaacacgtaccccaaaaaaaaaaataataataataatatatagttattattttgttgatgcAATGCACTATGCAGCTGTTTTTAATGGTACTAACTAAAAGGAGCAAAACGATGCAGTACGTAGGTTGCAAAACTGAAAGTAGAGTAAGAGCAAACAAGAAACATGTTAGGGACGCAAATGCCCTCGGGATTTCCCCACGTACGGCAAACTCAATCATTATCAACACTCTCCCAAGGGCACTTTGGTCTTTTCAACCCCCACCCCCTACATCCATGGAGAAACCATTCCATGTTTCAcacattttcattaatttctaaGAAACCAACGTAATTTTTCTAAGACCCACCCAGATTTCAGTCGTGATTTTTTCTACCATGGGTGGAAAAATAAGAACGAAAACCAGGGATGTTTTCGTCATTTCACCAGCCTCCCCATTAAATGAACATTTAATTTGAACTAAGTTTAACCCGTGGTTGGTTCAGTGTGTTGTGTTGcaaagtgaaataaaattgcTACGCAAGGGGTAGCGAAAAGACGCAAGTGCCCTTGGGAGAGGCAAACTCAATCAATGATTGATGTTTATTTTCCGACGGTGGGGAAGAGACAGGCGCCACCACAACCTGCTGCATTGCTGGCAGAATCGCTGAGTCAACCCGGCTGCGATGACCGTGGCGGCTTTCGAGTGGAACTCGCACACCTTGTGGCGTCGGTGGTAGTGCTTGGCCTGAGACAGATCAGCATTGCATCCCTCGGCCTGGCAGCGCGGGGAGTTGGAGGAAGCCGCCGAACCGGATTCCGCCGGCCGAGACCGACGGTAGAGACGGCTCACGAAATCGTCCTCGGAGGAGGAGAAATACGTCCGCCCACCGAGATTTAGGCCAATTCGAGAGCCGACAAAGTCCATGGGTCGGCCGACGTCCTCGGACTTGGGAACGAGGAGGAGTCCGCCCGGGCCGGGTCCGGGCCCGGGGCCGCAGTTGGCTGCGTTGACGTGGGGAAGCGGGTCAAGGGAGAGCATGGAAGGGGGTGGGGGGTAGGAGGCGGAGGACGCGCCGTGGAAGGCGCGTGGGTCGAAGaaggggtggtggtggtggttgttgagGTGGTGGTGGTGCGGCTGGGGGTTgaagtggtggtggtggtggttggtGAAGTCGACGGTGGCGGCGGCGGCAGTGGTGACGGCGGAGTGAGTTGGCGCGTGCAGAAAGTGGTCGGGGATGAGGGAGTGCGAGGCGTAGTGGTCGAAGATTTGACGGTGGGTCTGGTCGGAAGCTCCGGCTGCGGTCTCCTCGTTTCCTGTTAGCATTATTGAAGACGGGTTTCCCCATTCGTAGTCCAACATGTCTCAAACACTGCAAACACTAGAAAGCGATTACAAAATAAGGTggtaagaagaagaagaggaaaagaagattcgagaaaaataaggaaaataaaaacatggtttttgtttttttaaggaAGGGTTTATGAACAAGTAAGTGTTTGTAGTGTTACCTGTGTGAGTTTGGAGAGTGAGTGAAGTGAAAGAGTGAGAGAGATATGATTGCAAAGAATAAAAGCCCTAATTTGGAGAGcttgtgttgttgttgttgttagcTTTCcaacttcattttcttctctctatcTTTCTTTCTCACCACAATGGCGTGCACATtaagtcttttttttctttatttcttccgTTTCTCtctgtgtttttctttctctctctctcttttcacACTTTGTGGTTTAAGACTGTGCCTCTTTGCTAAATGGATGTGCGTTTAAAAGATCTCACTTTCACCCTCAAAAAGCTGAACCCTTTTGTCTCctttctctatctctctctttctctttctctttctctctatgcCAAGAAAAGTTACTATACTCTCTATCTCTCTGTTTCTCTCTATTGGTGTGAGAGTGTGTGAGAGTTTGAGGGAAACTCAGTTTATGAGGCGGCTTCTGCAGACAGTGGGTAATTGGTTGGTCATCTGTACTGTGATACATGTTACAACTTCAATGGAAAAATTAccatctttttcactttttttcaaaaggtatAAACAAAACTTTACTACAATACTACAATATCATTCACCCAATGAACTTCAATGTTATCCTTTGGTACCAAATATCATAaaggtcaattttttttttttttttccttccattcAATTTTACCCCATATACAACAAATTCAGAAACTCACACCCACATACCATAAAATGGTTTTATATTCAAGTTTAAGTTTAATCTAATTATGAAATGGAAAAAAGgtagaatttttataattttgagttGAATGAAATGAACATGCAAGCGTACGGATACACATTGAAAGTGaagatattttgatttattttttctgaagAGGTACAATATTACCCTGCTTTTTTGTACCAGATAAGTTAGAGGAAGAAGGAGCATGGTGGTGATGGTGGGAGCAGTAATTAATTAGCAATGTGAGAAGTAGACAaagcaataaaacaaaaactgatTAACCCGATTTTGAAGTGAACAAGAGCAGAACCTAGAAAAATCAGAAGGTGTATATTTATAACATATGGCAtctaaattaatgttttttcgTGATATCTAATAATGTTGTTGGTGAGATGGGTTAGTAAACTGAAGAGGGTGAGAATAAATTTTCGGACCCACAATCTGATTTTTGAGTTTGGTCCGTTTGATGAGTGGCTCCCAGATGATGATTAATCGTGATATATGGCTAGGTGGATTTTGTGATATGCTTAATTGAATTTTCGCTTTCTTGCTTTTCCAAACGCACCCCTTTATTTCGTTTTTGAACATTTGAAAGGGACTCTTTAGAACAAGTGCAACTGCATCTGTTTCATTATTTCAGTGTAAATGGCACCatgttttttacattaaaagTTTCAACCCATGTGATTCTCTTCCTAATAAACAcaatcacttttatttttttttcaaacatttttcaaatcCTTCGACCCACTTAGGTTTTTCATTTAGTCATCTGGTCGTGTTCTTAACTTCTTattaagcaaaaagattaattaacATCCCATGATTCTGCTTAGTTTTCGTCCTTCTTCACAGTTCTCAATTTTGTCACCATAGAtgagcaaaaaacaaaaaaggaaaagctGTCAGTGCTTAAATCAGATCTTACTTCACTTCTTAAATATCAACAGCTTTATTTATAGACTATACTGCGAAACATAAagcctttttcttctttatcttacAATCTTACTGCAACTCATATGTATTTTCAAAATCACCATTAAATCATaccaaacttttatttatttgccccttttaatatctttattagtataatttatATGTCAAAAAAGATATGAACTTTAAGGATGCGTATATATGATTAAGCTTGAAATGAAACATTCTCTACCTATGCACAGATTCCAATGAGAAAATGTGTTTGGTTTTGGTTGACTTGGGATTTTCCTTGGAGGGTTAAGTTTCCATTACACTGATCTATGCAGCATCATGCAGGAATTCTGTGTGCACTTCATTTTGTACAAAAACAAAGGCACACATCTCAGTACTATAGTCAGTTTGACATAACACAAGCTCATGCAGCATTGCAGCAGCAGATCCATCAAcctatatatctatatatctatatatattatatatagatataactCCACagagcaagaaacaaaatcatatcATGTCAATATTGGAATTAATTGTACTTATATAGAGAAAACATGCATgcaccaaaatatatattattctctCTCACTACTCACTGCACTCACTGACCATGCAACCTAGCTACACCAAATTCTTCATTTCATATCTGTACTATTCTACTCATTACTggttttttttatactattttgtgAGGCTCCCCATAGAACAGAAGAAAACAATGTGACCAACATATATAGGAAGTTGGCGTAGATATATAAGttgaataattgaaaaaatattactgttgtaagagagaaaaagaacaaTGGTACTATTTATATTCGTTTGACACTAACACATTCTTTTTACACCGAGTTATAGACATCTTGAACGCGATATATAGTAAAAATAGATAATCTGATTAAGGTTAACTCGACCTCAGAAACGgacttctaaaataaaatttacactctagttatatattataaattgaccttatctttaATCGacgtaaaatttttaataaaatgtatcgAAGAATATTTTTCGAGAGGTGTTGGATTTTTTGTGGTGAGGATGGTTCCACAttaagaaggaaaagaaagaaagagagaattgAAGAGTGTAGAAAAGAGTCAAATGTTGGGACCTTTCTATGGCCCAAAAAGCAGCCATGCGAACCAAATTCTGCTCCAATTTCTGAAATTATCACGTGGCCTACCTCTCTACATCCCACCGGGAGACTTGCTGCAATTTCTTTTTACCATTCaatgcatttactttttttttttttcatatcattcTTAGAGAATttatacttttcaaaataataactatttttatttttatttttaatgcaggtaaaattcttttatattataaatatatatatatataataactatatattaataagtaattCGATAATAATGTGATAACAAAATAATACTAATTGTTAGAATATATTTTGGACTTAATTGCTAGAATAATGtgataaatcatattttagtaTTGGTAATATTACAAGAACATAATAAACTAGTTTTGAAATACAAACGTTACTCTAAAATGAGATTCAAAAATGAGATGCTAGTAGAGTTCGTTAAGTCaagaaaaatatctttattattattatacatatatatgatcACTAAGTGCAAATcaaatatctttattattattattatttttaccatGCTTTATATAGCTAACTTGTTTGTGTGTGTTAGCTTTAGAATAAgcacttaaatattttttacactcGACTTTTAATTATGAATATGTTTTCATTGTATTATAACAACACTATTTTGAGCATTCAATACTAAAAAGTTTGTTTGttatattagatatttttaGGAAATGTGTGAGTCAACTTTTTAATGGCTTCGtaagataattaatttgataGATTTGAATTGAGATTAGATCGTTTTATGCGATTTTTGTGTTATAAATTGTCTTGAAATATGTGGATATGATATTGTTTGGCAGATTATTTGGCTTGAGTGTGATTCAGAACTAACTCTTATGGTGTCTTCTGTGAGATGAAATGTTTAGCTTTGTGTTAATCCATAATCTTtcattatttacatatttttaagaGTGATAATTGTACTATAATAgattaatgatattataataatatatataagttatagtTTGGTAGAGTAAGACTTATAGTTTTACATGTTTCACTTCTTTAAGTATAAGCGTGATCTATCTACATTCAGTTTTGCTTAATTTTGTATGTTTCTCCTTGTTTTTCATGAGTTTTGAGATAAATcctttcataatttattatatttttcttttattaatttttgttgtccTTTTGAGCATGCATCAACCTTTCATTTCCCCTTTAACCTTTGAACCAtgatattaataactttttgacaatagattatgtgtcactattttattgatttataaatttgaaacgGATTAATCACAAGTCACTACATAcacagttataaaaaaaaattgtcagaaaaacattttccttaatCTTTTATGTCCAAgcttttattaattagtttaaaataagttaattttatcaAAGCATTCTCCTATGTTGTACatgacaataataaaataatattttctcattaataaattttgttgatatggaAATATATACTTCATTACATTTGTATTTAACTTCGTTGTTTAATCAcatttttggaaaaagaaaaagaaaatatttttgtgattaaTCTGTTTAAAATATACgaactaataaaatagtgatacatctgttataaaaaaattgttaatatataatggtccaaaagaaaattaaacataaccCAATCAAGGTTGCAATTtgtttcttattaaaataattattattatgaaactaCGACAGATATCCCTAACCCATTTGGTTAATTAATCCGTAGCTATGATCAATATCAATGTCTTGGATGCtatctcttcttcatctaaattccataatttgtaaattattgtatgcaaactatatatatatatatatatatatatatatatatatatatatatatatatatatatatatatatatatatatatatatatatgtcctAAATAACATGACATAGGGCAAGCCTCACCAAAATAAGTACAATTGAAAAGCATTTATGAGAAACCTAATTGCAGAAATGAAAATGCCAAAATCAAATGAGACgaaaagaaagaacaagagataaaaataaaaaataaaaaataaaaataaaaataagaaaaaggaaaaggttaaGTAAGTAGGGTTCCCTTGCAATATATCTCACGtcaatgttaattaattaactttccCTTTTACTATCAATTATTTGGCTGTTTGGAAACGTATATATAATTCACAAAATTACGTTAAAAATATGTTCAAAAATTTAAgtgagtttaaattttatattaaatatatatatatatatatatatatatatatatatatatatatatatatatatatatatatatatatatataagatagtTAAAAAATAACGTGTTagggaaataaaagaaataatatttttcataaattaaaattaatttaaaagcacagattaaaaaataaagatttagaaaagttatttgaaaaaatatttagaagttAGTTTATATATCCTTTAGACACTTACCAACAATCTTATTTAAACAAACCACAatcaaaaaataacatattaagaAATACTTTAATGATTGTTACTTATACCTAATATAGAAAATTGAACACACTGCACTTGTTTACTTCACAACTACTTATATATACGATTCATTAGgttatgatataatataataaaataatagaaaatagtaataaaatggtaaacaataataaaatataatgatatattttatataatattaataataataaagtaattttatataataaaaaatgaatttgtacaataataataaataatataatgtaaattttttcaataaaaataataataagtaaaattaaataataataataataatattattattattatcaattacACTGTTgtatactttaattatttatttaaatataacattgatttagctatatatattatttgaaatcttttgtgatctaaaaataaaaatatataaattaaatatcaataaaaatattaaaaaacaattgtgataataaataataacaagtaTTAATAATGCTATTAATagtaagaataaaattttgttttaattattaactttattaaatttttttgtaacttttttttcattctctttttcttaatttaaataaagataatgatatgttaaagataaatatttttacagtattttaagtatttttttattaaatttagagtatgtcaataaaataataaataaataaagaattatcaaaaaaatagtatgtatattgtattaaaatattataaatttttttataaaaatatatttttttacgaATGTGTAAAAGTAggtaaaatatatgaaataaaaaaagatggaaaaaaaaattgtaaaagtgTTGGGTGGAAGAAGATGTGACAATGTagtgcaacaacaacaaccaccaaaaTCCATCATTTCAATTCACTCCTAAACCTAATAccatattaacttttattttatctttcacttTTCATCACGTAACATCAATCATTctaaaatctctttttctttaactaaATACACACAAACACTATGTTTGGTAAGAGTTTTTGGTATAGTCTAATAAAAATAAGGCTATATTGTATCATTTCAAATTAATCTAATGTTTTCTCAAAATTAAACTACTTAAGAATGGAAACAATCACTCAAGATCTAAAAATACTCAATtatatagtaaaattatttttttaatttgtacaaattcatgagaaattaaaatatatatatataaataattttaatgtgtgaaataagtaaaagtttatgacaatgttattttaaataatgaaatttattctTGTAACTCctgatattaattaaatatgatgaaTAATTCTTTGAATGGAGATCGCAACATTACACGGGGAAGATTCGAAAGAAATCAATCTAGATCTTCAGTTAGAAATTAAAGATACTCAATCTGAATGTCAAAAGATAACTCTCAACGTTCAAATAAGGAAGTGTGATAATGTCGACCACATAAGCAAACTATTTTTCAGACGTGAAATAAGAAGAATCTTAAGATGTGATAATGATTAGATAGATGATTGACAATTATACACTACAAGTCCAAAATCGATGATTCCACCAATAATTACTTAATGTAAGATGTTTCATCAAAAAATAATGATAGATGCTTAAGTTTGGCATAATTCAACTACATGTTGGCTAAGTTTCGTGAAAGAAAATACTTAAAGACAATATATTCAGTAGAGTTAAACCTTATACGAGAAGTACAAAAAGAGGCTCATGGCATAAGAAATACCTCAAAAGCAAAGACAAGCCTTATACGATAAGTATGAGAAGAGGTCTATGTAATATGAAATAGCTCAAAAGTGAGAGCAGTGCTAGGTTATAGCACATGGGTATTCCAAAAAACATACCTAGTTTGGAAGAAGCTCAACGAAATGGTAAATTTGAGCCTAATCATCCATAATATAACTACTTGATAAATTTGAAACCCAGTATCCGATAATGTGACCACTCAGTAAATCCGAGCATGAGCGTTTGAATATGTGGCTACTCAATAAATCCGAACATAAAGGTTTGAATATGTAAAAACTCAATAAATCCAAGTATGAGTGTCCAAAAACATGACTATCTTAGGAAATTTTGAGAATGATTTAAGTGTCCAAAAATGTGACCACctcaaaaaaattatagtataaattaaattttaaaaaacgtgATTGTACGAGCATCTAAATATGTGACTACTGAGTAAATCCAACCATGAACATTCAAATATGTGATTGCTTGGTAAATTTGAGCACGAACGTTCAAATATGTCACTACTTGATAAATTCGAGCATAGACTTTCGAATATGTGACTACTCAATAAAATTAGTCGCGAGTGTCCAAATATGTGATTACTTTGTAAATTTGAACGTAAGAGTTCAAATATGTAACTACTAGATAAATTCGAACATGGACATCTGAGTATATGACTACTCGATAAATTTGAGTATGAGTGTCTAAGTATATGATTTCTCAATAAATTCAAGCATAAATGTCTGACCATCgaccaaatgaaaaaaatattttaaacactttATAAGCATTCGACCACGAACTAACTTAAAAACACTCCTAATATCTTACAATATTCGATCATAACCTTGTATAATAAAGAGATGTGTACTTTCTTCttagtttgaatttttcttttttcaaaactaaaatcttttattttaacaaaacattttcttctaaaCTCATATACATCCAACATTCACAAACTACAATTaacgaaaaataataaaacttgctCATATTTTGAGATTTCGAACTAAGGAtcttatattatgaaatatttacagctaatatattttcataattcttGTAGTGATTCAAAGCTTGATAACAAATCATGTTTATTAAACTATTTGATGAATCATTCATAATTTTCCGACCCATCTAAATATTTGATGAATCACATTACAATATGgtttaaagttataattataacttttttttttcttatttttaagtgTATGAATCGAAACAAAAGATAAATGTGGAAAAAGGATGAAGGGATGAGAATGTAGCATCAATTATAGATAGTTTGTGCAGAGATGAGACAAATCCCACTCGCACATCCCATTCACTTTCGTCAGGCTATGGACACGTGGCAGAGGGTAGCCACTTGGTGTTTCATCGCAGCGAGTGCATCTAACTTGTGCATTGTGGCAAGTGAAATGCTTGTGCCGCGGATAAGAGAGAGAATGCACGAAAGTCCAAATTTGATGAGAAAAAGGCTGACACAGAGCATGACTCATGTACGGAATGTCTCATACATCAATTTTGCATCATCATTTATATATTCCAATgcttaaatattacaaaattatttatttacattaaaaataatatatatgaacttaaaatcataaattatatgatgtaataaaaaataaatatataatgaatatagataaaattgaaatatattattgttattattattattttgaatattattaacctactaataaatatattatttatcttcttaacaaacacatatttttaatttatgaaaaaaatgatggCTTTaaactcattaatattttagtttttatcatAAGGATTTCCAAGGAAGACATAATTATGCTAACTTTTGATTATGAGTTTAATGTGATAAAAGtcttttttttggttaaattttgtttttttctcttatttttttaaaaaatctacttttattttcttgatttttttttctgacccATTTTAAttccttaatatattttttataatatttttttttactaattttagtCTTCTAATATTGTTTTTGTCTACCAATTTTTAATCAACCTGTTTAACCTGAAACGGATTTTGGCAAAATTTCTCTAATGAACGATTTTAATCAACCTGTCTACCAATGTCACGTTAAACTTCAATTAAAGacaattttaaatacaaaaattgaagaaatagaCTTCATAAAAAGATTATTGGAGGACTAAAACCGATGAACAAatgttaaaaaactaaaattaattttattaaaaaacaagaattaaaaacaaaatgttacCTAAAAAATTAATGTGGCTGTTATGTCATATTTATAATTCACGTGATAAGTCAGATGATTTTGACAACATAATAATGCAAATCTAAATACATTAACTTAAGGTTGACTCAAAAACATAAGTACAAAAATTCTAAAGatgagaaattttaaaataatttcttattacgctcctatagttttaaattaatattttataaaagtgacTTTTTGGATTATCTGTTCTAAAAGTATTtcgtaataatttttttttaatttcgaaACATGATTTTTAAATAGGATCTTCGAAATATAAGTGTTTAGAATAAGCTTTTTCTAGAATACAGGATAAATACTTCAAAAAggagttttataaataaaattttcaaaatacatttttacGACCacttataatactttttaaaataagttttttaaataaatattttagaacaaactttttcaaacacATTAAATGTGTTATGAAacaagttattttttcttttcagaataaaaaatatattgatctttttctattaatatggGTGCATTTAATAATAATGGAAGTGTAGAAAGAAAAATCCTAATAAGTTACATAGCCCATTATTGGACCACCATGACAATGGCAATGGAAGGTTTGTCTATTCATtccattttgcatgtttttattaatgTGAAGATGttgagatagaaaaataaataaataaacaatgtatggaaaaatcaaataataatattaatagtatagaagtttaaataataataataataataatagtaacagCAATTTTTTTTGGGGTAACACAAAATTTTCATAGTTCTACAACATTTACAACAATATCTCTTACTGGAAATACAATATAATGTTTTTGTTCAcagaactaaaatatattaatgtaatgtATAAACCatatgattataatattttttaaatttagaagctagtgcaaaaatagaaaacaaaagttaaaataatcaagatttagttttagattttattaagCTAATGTTATGTACTAATAGGAATGTctgaagtatattttaaaataagatgtttTACTGATAATTGAAATCATTCAGAGATTTTAAGTAATTCAAAGTAGTTCAATTCTTGTTCATTTAATTGTTTCTATGCAAAGTAATAAGATTAGTGAGAGAAGGAGGAAAATGATACATAGCATTACTCATTCCCCTAAAACTGTTCATTTTGAGCAACACTATTGCCATGTTCTTCCGACCAAACTACTTTAGTTCCCACATATCTTTAACCCTAAAATAGAGGTTTGGACCACCTCACCTGAAAATAAGTAATAGCAAAAGTCAGTAGCATGCTAAAACTTCAA from Vigna radiata var. radiata cultivar VC1973A chromosome 9, Vradiata_ver6, whole genome shotgun sequence carries:
- the LOC106773739 gene encoding squamosa promoter-binding-like protein 8 — protein: MLDYEWGNPSSIMLTGNEETAAGASDQTHRQIFDHYASHSLIPDHFLHAPTHSAVTTAAAATVDFTNHHHHHFNPQPHHHHLNNHHHHPFFDPRAFHGASSASYPPPPSMLSLDPLPHVNAANCGPGPGPGPGGLLLVPKSEDVGRPMDFVGSRIGLNLGGRTYFSSSEDDFVSRLYRRSRPAESGSAASSNSPRCQAEGCNADLSQAKHYHRRHKVCEFHSKAATVIAAGLTQRFCQQCSRFHLLSEFDNGKRSCRKRLADHNRRRRKTQQPSQEIQKSQPSLDNVARSPPDSGAQSSSVTVAVSPPDYFRQRPYQSTNPSTNSSSLFFSSG